From Verrucomicrobiia bacterium, the proteins below share one genomic window:
- a CDS encoding abortive infection family protein translates to MIFHNHNLGTVSDGLAELRNVHGAVHGIDASAIEVELRHTRLAVGAATALAVSRYLRRWTGASGFLVREGIGAQCRYRLRESS, encoded by the coding sequence ATGATTTTCCACAACCATAATCTGGGGACTGTATCCGATGGCTTGGCTGAACTGCGGAATGTTCATGGGGCCGTGCATGGCATAGACGCGAGCGCCATTGAAGTTGAACTGCGGCACACTCGACTTGCGGTGGGAGCGGCCACGGCGCTCGCGGTCTCGCGCTACCTGAGGCGATGGACAGGGGCAAGCGGATTCCTGGTGCGCGAAGGGATTGGGGCACAGTGTCGATATCGCCTCCGAGAAAGTTCTTAG
- a CDS encoding DUF1559 domain-containing protein codes for MQLHTSARMSGHRGVTRLDALALMAGLVILGSSAASWANIRFNGEESRRIRCLEHVRKLAMATTMYSGDNRDLLPHSSWGTLGAGVGHDSWAYAAQVNGVPIPSAMDQTNGDRQRPFAEAGQLRPWVDASDVFFCPSDLHWNLGPGAALWRTRHNKTSSYAMNAAVIGFGRLAGGRPYPLSRFRPDAFLFAEPNEMNSFFFNDAALIPHEGVSGRHGQNVSATLDPGLGASHVGLADGSAQWISVAAFEDNSGRTSVPPRVAVPNRAWCEPGSPTGGR; via the coding sequence ATGCAGCTTCACACTTCCGCCCGCATGTCCGGCCATCGGGGTGTCACGCGCCTGGACGCGCTGGCGCTGATGGCAGGCCTGGTGATCCTTGGCAGTTCGGCCGCCTCCTGGGCCAATATCCGCTTCAACGGCGAGGAGAGCCGTCGCATCCGCTGCCTGGAGCATGTCCGCAAGCTGGCCATGGCGACGACGATGTATTCCGGGGACAATCGGGACCTGCTGCCCCATTCGAGCTGGGGCACTCTGGGTGCCGGAGTGGGTCATGACTCATGGGCCTATGCCGCACAGGTCAACGGCGTGCCCATCCCCTCCGCCATGGACCAGACGAACGGCGACCGCCAGAGGCCGTTCGCGGAAGCCGGACAATTGCGTCCCTGGGTGGATGCCTCGGATGTCTTCTTCTGCCCCTCCGACCTCCACTGGAATCTCGGTCCCGGAGCTGCACTCTGGCGCACGCGGCACAACAAGACGTCCAGCTACGCCATGAACGCGGCGGTGATCGGCTTTGGCCGGCTGGCTGGCGGACGTCCCTACCCCTTGAGCCGCTTCCGACCCGACGCCTTCCTGTTCGCCGAACCGAACGAGATGAATTCTTTCTTCTTCAATGACGCCGCGCTGATCCCCCATGAAGGCGTTTCAGGGCGCCACGGGCAGAACGTCTCGGCCACACTCGATCCGGGCCTCGGTGCGAGTCACGTCGGCCTGGCCGATGGCAGTGCCCAGTGGATCTCCGTCGCTGCCTTCGAGGATAACTCGGGGCGCACCTCCGTCCCACCCCGCGTCGCCGTTCCGAACCGCGCCTGGTGCGAACCCGGAAGTCCCACCGGGGGCCGGTGA